The following proteins come from a genomic window of Heyndrickxia acidicola:
- the coxB gene encoding cytochrome c oxidase subunit II: MKRWFRTWRMFSIFAILGLVLAGCGKPYLSTLRPAGEVAQMQFNLMELSLGIMVFVIAVVVIVYVIAIVRFRRRKNQENFIPKQVEGNHVLEILWTVIPTLLLIILAVPVVADTFKLGDTSAMDQKDNNGNHKSLVINVRSSLYWWEFEYPDAKVITSETLVVPTDEKVYFTLKASDVKHSFWIPAIGGKMDTNVDNVNKFWLEFDSKKAQEAGNLFYGKCAELCGPSHSLMDFKVKTMSQDEFAQWLDQMKNAKKPQPTTALAQEGQQVFNKTCISCHAVTPQDPRPAQARLAPNLATFGERERIGGILAHNKENLKKWIQDPSQFKPGVKMPAFKDKLSNQDLDALAEYLMGLKVHNQ, encoded by the coding sequence ATGAAACGTTGGTTTCGTACATGGCGTATGTTCTCAATTTTCGCAATATTGGGACTTGTGCTTGCAGGGTGTGGGAAACCCTATTTGTCCACTTTAAGGCCAGCGGGAGAAGTCGCTCAAATGCAATTCAATTTAATGGAATTGAGTTTGGGCATTATGGTATTCGTAATAGCTGTTGTCGTCATCGTTTATGTAATTGCTATCGTGCGCTTTCGGCGGCGTAAAAATCAGGAAAATTTCATTCCGAAACAAGTGGAAGGGAATCACGTCCTTGAAATTTTATGGACGGTTATTCCGACACTTTTACTGATTATACTGGCAGTGCCGGTAGTTGCCGATACCTTTAAGCTCGGAGACACCTCAGCCATGGACCAAAAAGACAATAACGGGAATCATAAATCACTTGTTATTAATGTCCGCTCAAGCCTCTATTGGTGGGAGTTTGAGTATCCAGATGCTAAGGTGATTACAAGTGAAACACTTGTGGTGCCAACAGATGAAAAGGTTTACTTTACTTTAAAGGCTTCTGATGTAAAACATTCATTTTGGATCCCTGCTATAGGCGGGAAAATGGATACGAATGTAGACAATGTCAATAAGTTTTGGCTCGAATTCGACAGCAAAAAGGCCCAGGAAGCTGGGAACCTGTTTTATGGAAAATGTGCCGAGCTTTGCGGCCCATCACATTCTCTGATGGACTTTAAGGTGAAAACCATGTCACAAGATGAATTTGCTCAATGGCTCGATCAAATGAAAAATGCTAAAAAGCCTCAGCCAACGACTGCGCTGGCACAAGAAGGTCAGCAAGTATTTAATAAAACCTGTATAAGCTGCCATGCGGTCACACCTCAGGATCCAAGACCGGCACAAGCTCGTCTTGCTCCGAATCTCGCTACCTTTGGAGAACGTGAAAGGATTGGCGGTATATTGGCTCATAATAAAGAAAATTTGAAAAAGTGGATTCAAGATCCATCACAGTTTAAACCTGGAGTTAAAATGCCAGCCTTTAAAGATAAGCTATCCAACCAAGATCTCGATGCCCTGGCAGAATACTTGATGGGTTTAAAAGTGCATAATCAATAG
- the cyoE gene encoding heme o synthase, translating into MPDNHTAVGVKETEVVETTAFKDFLSLIKIGIVNSNLITAFTGVWLALVFTHQHFLDSLDIVFLSLLGTALIIGGSCALNNYIDRDIDQIMKSKTSRPTVTGKMSGAKVLTIGFGFIVLGLICLFLTSVTAGIFGIIGVVSYVVLYSMWSKRLFVSNTIVGSISGAVPPLIGWAAVDPNLDTTAWMLFLLMFIWQPPHFYALAMKRCEEYRAAGIPMLPVVRGFEVTKRHMVIWVACLLPIPFFLLPLGIPFVVLATLFNIGWLVLGIAGYKMKDDLKWAKLMFVYSLNYLTILFVAMVIATLFK; encoded by the coding sequence ATGCCTGACAACCATACAGCAGTTGGAGTAAAAGAAACTGAGGTTGTAGAAACGACTGCTTTCAAAGATTTCCTGTCACTTATTAAAATAGGAATTGTAAATTCAAACTTAATTACAGCCTTTACAGGTGTATGGCTTGCATTAGTATTTACTCACCAGCATTTCCTTGACTCATTGGATATTGTATTCCTTTCCCTTCTTGGAACAGCATTAATTATCGGAGGGTCTTGTGCACTGAATAATTACATCGACCGTGATATTGACCAAATTATGAAAAGCAAAACTTCAAGACCTACCGTCACAGGGAAAATGAGCGGGGCCAAAGTACTGACAATAGGTTTTGGCTTTATTGTGTTAGGGCTGATTTGTCTCTTTCTTACCTCTGTCACTGCAGGGATCTTTGGAATCATTGGTGTTGTAAGCTATGTTGTTCTATATTCTATGTGGTCAAAAAGATTATTTGTGAGCAACACTATTGTAGGGAGTATTTCGGGAGCTGTTCCTCCGCTGATCGGCTGGGCAGCAGTGGATCCGAACTTAGATACTACAGCATGGATGTTATTTTTATTAATGTTTATTTGGCAGCCTCCGCATTTTTATGCTTTGGCGATGAAACGTTGTGAAGAATATAGGGCGGCAGGTATTCCTATGCTTCCGGTTGTACGTGGGTTTGAAGTTACAAAGCGCCATATGGTTATTTGGGTAGCGTGTCTTCTGCCGATTCCATTCTTTCTTTTGCCATTAGGAATTCCATTTGTTGTTTTAGCTACATTATTTAACATTGGTTGGCTGGTATTGGGGATTGCCGGTTATAAGATGAAGGATGATCTGAAATGGGCTAAATTAATGTTTGTGTATTCTTTAAATTACCTGACTATATTATTTGTAGCCATGGTCATTGCAACACTATTCAAATAA
- a CDS encoding COX15/CtaA family protein encodes MHRGLKWLAVLSTIAMLLVLIDGSLVTNSNSAMGCGRSWPLCNGKLVPDFFSIHTLIELSHRMISGVTGILVLLLSIFSWKAIGHKRETKFLSILSFLFLVIQSLIGAAAVIWQQSSFVLALHFGISLISFAAVLLLTLLIFEVDQKFDAYTLVLDKRLKWHTVCVTIYSYIVVYSGALVRHTNSSLVCRDFPMCLNDAPGLISNTNQWIQMGHRTAALLIFLWIGYLALRAIKKYKDSRVIYWGWIIAFILVCLQALAGVLIIYTHLSIFAALLHVLFITCLFGLLSYLTLLVSRSATSRA; translated from the coding sequence TTGCATCGAGGTTTAAAATGGCTTGCTGTCCTGTCAACGATTGCAATGTTATTGGTTTTAATTGATGGATCTCTTGTGACTAACTCAAATTCAGCTATGGGCTGCGGACGCTCCTGGCCGCTTTGCAACGGGAAATTAGTTCCGGATTTTTTCTCCATCCATACACTGATTGAATTATCCCATCGTATGATCTCAGGTGTAACGGGAATTTTAGTTCTTCTTTTATCCATCTTTTCATGGAAAGCAATAGGGCATAAAAGAGAAACAAAATTTTTGTCAATATTGTCTTTTCTATTTTTAGTTATTCAAAGTTTAATTGGAGCTGCAGCAGTTATCTGGCAGCAATCAAGTTTTGTACTGGCGCTTCATTTCGGAATATCTTTAATTTCCTTTGCCGCCGTATTGCTGCTTACTTTATTAATTTTTGAAGTTGATCAGAAGTTTGATGCCTATACACTTGTGTTGGACAAGCGGCTTAAATGGCATACAGTCTGCGTTACAATTTACAGTTACATCGTTGTCTATTCAGGAGCACTCGTCCGCCATACGAACTCAAGTTTAGTCTGCAGGGACTTTCCGATGTGCCTAAATGATGCGCCCGGTCTTATCAGCAACACAAACCAATGGATTCAGATGGGTCACCGGACTGCAGCCTTATTAATTTTCTTATGGATTGGGTATTTAGCTCTGCGGGCGATCAAGAAATACAAAGACAGCCGAGTAATTTATTGGGGATGGATTATCGCTTTTATACTGGTATGTCTGCAAGCCTTGGCGGGAGTACTAATCATTTATACTCATTTAAGTATCTTCGCTGCCTTGCTGCATGTATTATTTATCACTTGCTTGTTTGGCCTGCTGAGCTATTTAACACTTCTTGTAAGCAGAAGTGCAACATCACGAGCTTAA